In the genome of Chloroflexota bacterium, one region contains:
- a CDS encoding XdhC/CoxI family protein gives MPFQASQQAGPPIFIQKNWAFLHTGRPDGPEAVQLPSKRPSGDTPMREILSELEQWHAAGERIALAVVVQAQRPAPRPVGSWLAVTASGKIAGSVSTGCVESAVVQEAQALLAGKAAHTLHFTMTDEGSWEVGLTCGGEIAVHVSLFTDVHARLLTALRQGETVALVTSLEGHGHLLAWEDGRKEGNLDLAAALEGAFPGPQAAHRTTPQGECFVQTFVPPPTLNIVGAVHLAQLLARLATVAGYHVRVIDPHTPFATHERFPTADEVVRAWPQEALIPTFLRPTDAVVALAHDPKFDVPALAAALRSPVGYIGLLGSRHTQAARRDALRELGFGEDELARIHGPVGFKVGASFEAIAVGIIAEIVAVHNGKWPLKTS, from the coding sequence ATGCCTTTTCAAGCGTCCCAGCAAGCGGGCCCACCCATTTTTATCCAGAAAAATTGGGCATTTCTACACACAGGCCGCCCAGATGGCCCGGAAGCGGTACAATTACCCTCAAAAAGGCCTTCAGGAGATACGCCCATGCGAGAAATTTTGTCGGAACTGGAACAATGGCACGCCGCCGGGGAACGCATCGCGCTGGCCGTAGTGGTTCAAGCCCAACGCCCGGCGCCGCGGCCGGTCGGCTCGTGGCTGGCCGTGACCGCTTCAGGAAAGATCGCCGGCTCGGTCAGCACCGGATGTGTGGAAAGCGCCGTGGTGCAGGAAGCCCAAGCACTGCTGGCGGGCAAAGCCGCCCATACGCTGCACTTCACCATGACCGACGAAGGCTCGTGGGAAGTAGGGCTGACGTGCGGCGGTGAAATCGCAGTGCACGTTTCCTTATTTACCGACGTGCATGCGCGCTTGCTCACCGCCTTGCGCCAGGGGGAAACCGTCGCGCTGGTGACCTCCCTTGAGGGGCACGGCCATCTTCTCGCGTGGGAAGATGGCCGAAAGGAAGGCAACCTCGACCTGGCCGCCGCGCTGGAAGGTGCATTCCCTGGACCCCAGGCCGCCCATCGCACGACGCCCCAGGGGGAATGCTTCGTGCAAACGTTCGTCCCGCCGCCGACGCTGAACATTGTGGGCGCGGTGCATCTGGCCCAGTTGCTGGCACGGCTGGCGACGGTCGCGGGATACCACGTGCGCGTCATCGACCCCCACACCCCGTTTGCCACCCACGAGCGCTTTCCCACCGCCGACGAAGTGGTTCGCGCCTGGCCCCAGGAAGCCCTTATCCCCACCTTCCTGCGCCCCACCGACGCCGTCGTGGCGCTGGCTCACGACCCGAAATTCGATGTGCCGGCGCTGGCCGCAGCACTGCGCAGCCCTGTCGGTTACATCGGCCTGCTGGGTTCCCGCCACACCCAGGCTGCCCGCAGGGATGCTTTGCGGGAATTGGGTTTCGGCGAGGACGAATTGGCGCGCATCCACGGGCCGGTAGGCTTCAAAGTGGGGGCCTCTTTCGAAGCCATTGCTGTGGGCATCATCGCGGAAATCGTTGCGGTCCACAATGGGAAGTGGCCCTTAAAAACATCGTAG
- a CDS encoding BMP family ABC transporter substrate-binding protein: MRKKLFILVAMLLIAVVALAACGTQSSATQAPAATQAPAATEAPAATEAPAATEAPAATEAPTQAPTEASKELDCASPDVFCVGLVTDVGQIDDKSFNQSAWEGVKEAKAKGIADKIDYIETTDAKDYATNIQLFADNGYDVIVTVGFALGQATDEMAQKYPDIKFIGVDQFQAQPVANVAGLIFHEDQAGFLAGALAAMLTKTNTIGAVLGTNLVPPVVAFKEGYENGAKYIKPDIKIISTYHPGGLDNAFTDPEWGAATAKQAMDQGADVIFGAGGKTGNGALIEVASVAKSGKQVYCIGVDTDQWLTVPEAHPCLVSSAMKLITPGVFDLIKLAKDGNFPSGNYYGKTGLAPFHDFDSKIPQEVKDKLNEIRKGLLDGTISTGYKPGG, translated from the coding sequence ATGCGCAAGAAACTCTTCATCTTGGTTGCTATGCTCTTGATTGCCGTGGTGGCGCTGGCTGCCTGCGGCACGCAGAGCTCGGCAACGCAGGCCCCGGCTGCCACTCAGGCACCCGCGGCGACCGAAGCACCGGCCGCGACGGAGGCTCCTGCGGCAACCGAAGCACCCGCAGCCACCGAGGCTCCCACTCAGGCGCCGACCGAGGCTTCTAAAGAACTCGACTGCGCCAGCCCTGATGTCTTCTGCGTGGGCCTGGTGACCGACGTCGGCCAGATCGACGACAAGTCCTTCAACCAGTCCGCCTGGGAAGGCGTCAAAGAGGCCAAGGCCAAGGGCATTGCCGACAAAATCGACTACATCGAGACCACTGACGCCAAAGACTACGCGACCAACATCCAACTGTTCGCCGACAATGGCTACGACGTCATCGTGACCGTGGGCTTCGCGCTGGGTCAGGCCACCGATGAAATGGCCCAGAAGTACCCGGACATCAAGTTCATCGGCGTTGACCAGTTCCAGGCTCAGCCGGTGGCGAACGTGGCTGGTTTGATCTTCCACGAAGATCAGGCTGGCTTCCTCGCCGGTGCGCTGGCTGCGATGCTGACCAAGACCAACACCATCGGTGCTGTGTTGGGCACCAACCTGGTGCCGCCGGTTGTGGCCTTCAAGGAAGGCTATGAGAATGGCGCGAAGTACATCAAGCCCGACATCAAGATCATCTCCACCTACCACCCCGGTGGGTTGGACAACGCCTTCACCGACCCCGAATGGGGCGCCGCGACGGCTAAGCAGGCGATGGACCAGGGCGCAGACGTTATCTTCGGTGCTGGCGGCAAGACCGGTAACGGTGCCCTCATCGAGGTGGCTTCCGTTGCCAAGTCCGGCAAGCAGGTGTACTGCATCGGCGTGGACACCGACCAGTGGCTGACCGTGCCCGAGGCGCACCCCTGCCTGGTGAGCAGCGCGATGAAGCTGATCACCCCTGGCGTGTTCGACCTGATCAAGCTGGCGAAAGACGGTAACTTCCCCAGCGGGAATTACTACGGCAAGACCGGCTTGGCCCCCTTCCATGACTTCGACAGCAAGATCCCGCAGGAAGTCAAGGACAAGCTGAACGAAATCCGCAAGGGCCTGCTGGACGGTACTATCTCCACCGGCTACAAGCCCGGCGGGTAA
- the amrS gene encoding AmmeMemoRadiSam system radical SAM enzyme, which translates to MTTLGDLLDSLTVEGKLYETLEDGSVRCLACGHRCVIKPGRRGVCQVRFNRDGKLMVPWGYVAGLQADPIEKKPFYHFMPGSDALTFGMLGCDMHCSFCQNWLTSQALRDPAADIAGRFIRRTTPEEIIQAALRAGASTIASSYNEPLISIEWAVDIFRLAKQHGLKTVFVSNGHATPEALAFLKPWLDGYKVDLKTMNPREYHKLGGNLNRVLDTIRAAHEMGFWVEVVTLVIPGYNDSVDMLMDAARFIASVSPNIPWHVTAFHPDYKMTEPPPTSVETLIRAAEIGQEAGLHFVYAGNLPGHVGEYEHTLCPHCGAPLIKRWGYIIEAYHITAEGTCPRCGKPVPGVWPDDPAKVRLGGPGRPRLVW; encoded by the coding sequence ATGACCACGCTGGGAGACTTGCTGGATAGCCTGACCGTCGAAGGGAAACTCTACGAAACGCTGGAAGATGGCAGCGTGCGGTGCCTGGCGTGCGGTCACCGTTGCGTCATCAAGCCAGGGCGGCGAGGGGTCTGCCAGGTGCGGTTCAACCGCGACGGCAAGTTGATGGTGCCGTGGGGCTACGTGGCCGGGTTGCAAGCCGACCCCATTGAAAAAAAGCCTTTCTATCACTTCATGCCCGGCTCAGACGCCCTCACTTTCGGCATGTTAGGCTGCGACATGCATTGCTCTTTTTGCCAAAACTGGTTGACCTCACAAGCCCTGCGCGACCCGGCGGCCGACATTGCCGGGCGTTTCATCCGCCGCACCACTCCAGAAGAAATCATCCAGGCTGCACTGCGTGCCGGGGCTTCTACCATTGCTTCTTCTTACAACGAGCCGCTGATCTCCATCGAGTGGGCGGTCGACATCTTCCGGCTGGCAAAACAGCATGGCCTGAAAACCGTGTTCGTCTCCAACGGCCATGCCACGCCCGAGGCACTGGCGTTCCTCAAACCGTGGCTGGATGGCTACAAAGTCGACCTCAAGACCATGAACCCGCGGGAATATCACAAACTCGGCGGCAATCTCAACCGGGTGCTCGACACCATTCGGGCAGCACATGAGATGGGCTTTTGGGTTGAAGTCGTGACGCTGGTAATTCCCGGCTACAATGACAGCGTAGACATGCTGATGGACGCAGCGCGCTTCATTGCCTCGGTTTCCCCCAACATTCCGTGGCATGTTACCGCATTCCACCCCGACTACAAAATGACCGAGCCGCCGCCCACGTCGGTGGAAACCCTCATCAGGGCCGCCGAAATCGGCCAGGAAGCCGGCCTGCACTTTGTGTATGCCGGCAACCTGCCGGGGCATGTTGGCGAATATGAGCACACCCTTTGCCCGCACTGCGGCGCGCCGCTCATCAAGCGGTGGGGCTATATCATTGAGGCATATCACATCACTGCGGAAGGCACCTGCCCCCGCTGTGGAAAACCCGTGCCCGGCGTGTGGCCCGACGACCCGGCCAAAGTCCGGCTGGGTGGCCCCGGACGCCCGCGGCTGGTGTGGTAA
- a CDS encoding nucleoside kinase, which yields MPDHTFRIVEPSSEVEIHLPDGRVIAGARGAPVGDFLKLIADELPAPLMGAIVNDELHELTYPVQLEARVQPVTLADSDGMRIYRRSLVFLLEVAFSELFPEGRLAVDHSVVSGGYFCRTKPSLDAAALQRLEARMKELVEADLPIVRGEMPLDQAIAYFEAHGHSDKVRLLRHRTKDYLTVYRLGDYLDYHHGYMVPSTGHLRWFGLVQAGHGFILRFPKREKPTELPPMSRPSKLLTTFQQYGDWLRRLGINNVGALNDAVENGRIREIVLVAEALHEQRIADIASQIAQRRDQVRVVLIAGPSSSGKTTFSKRLAVQLLTQGLSPFPLELDNYFVDREKTPKDEHGHYDFEHIDALDRERLAADVARLLEGKEVQLPKYNFKEGRSEPGEIVQLAPDQLIIMEGIHGLDPRLLPGIPREQTFRIYASALTQLNLDCHNRVSTTDTRLIRRIVRDARDRGYTAEDTIGRWEAVRRGEKRWIFPFQEEADVMFNSALVYELAVLKPFAVPLLLQVPHHTPAHIEAKRLLSLLEWFVPLDASLVPDDSLLREFVGGSILREFLLWQNGMH from the coding sequence ATGCCTGACCACACCTTTCGCATCGTCGAACCATCGTCTGAAGTGGAAATTCACCTGCCCGACGGGCGGGTCATTGCCGGGGCGCGCGGTGCGCCTGTGGGCGATTTTCTCAAACTGATTGCCGATGAACTCCCCGCGCCGCTGATGGGGGCTATCGTCAACGACGAACTGCACGAACTGACTTACCCGGTGCAACTGGAAGCCCGGGTGCAGCCAGTTACGTTGGCCGATTCCGACGGGATGCGCATTTACCGCCGCTCGCTGGTGTTTTTGCTCGAGGTGGCGTTCTCGGAACTGTTCCCCGAGGGGCGTCTGGCGGTAGACCATTCGGTGGTGTCAGGGGGGTATTTCTGCCGCACGAAACCGTCGCTGGACGCGGCCGCGCTGCAACGGTTGGAAGCCCGCATGAAAGAACTTGTGGAGGCCGACTTGCCCATCGTGCGGGGCGAAATGCCGTTAGACCAAGCCATTGCCTATTTCGAGGCGCACGGCCATAGCGACAAGGTGCGCCTGCTGCGCCACCGCACCAAAGATTACCTCACCGTGTACCGCCTTGGCGATTATCTCGATTACCACCACGGCTATATGGTGCCTTCCACCGGCCACCTGCGCTGGTTCGGTCTGGTGCAGGCAGGGCACGGTTTCATTTTGCGCTTCCCCAAACGCGAAAAACCCACCGAACTGCCGCCCATGAGCCGGCCTTCCAAACTGCTGACCACGTTCCAGCAATACGGCGATTGGCTGCGGCGGCTGGGCATCAACAACGTGGGGGCGCTCAACGACGCGGTAGAAAACGGCCGCATTCGCGAAATCGTGCTGGTGGCCGAAGCCCTGCACGAGCAGCGCATTGCCGACATTGCCAGCCAAATTGCCCAGCGCCGCGACCAAGTGCGGGTGGTGCTGATTGCCGGGCCTTCCTCTTCCGGCAAAACCACTTTTTCCAAACGGCTGGCCGTGCAACTGCTCACCCAGGGACTTTCCCCCTTCCCTCTGGAACTGGACAACTACTTCGTGGACCGCGAAAAAACGCCCAAGGACGAGCACGGCCATTACGACTTCGAGCATATCGACGCGCTCGATCGCGAGCGGCTCGCTGCCGATGTCGCCCGGCTGCTGGAAGGCAAGGAAGTCCAACTTCCCAAATACAACTTCAAGGAAGGACGCAGCGAACCTGGCGAAATCGTCCAACTCGCGCCCGACCAACTGATCATCATGGAAGGCATCCACGGGCTGGACCCGCGCTTGCTGCCAGGGATTCCTCGCGAGCAAACCTTCCGCATTTACGCTTCGGCTTTGACGCAACTCAACCTGGACTGCCACAATCGGGTTTCCACCACCGATACGCGGCTCATCCGGCGCATCGTGCGCGACGCCCGCGACCGTGGCTACACCGCCGAAGACACCATCGGCCGTTGGGAAGCCGTCCGGCGGGGCGAGAAGCGCTGGATTTTCCCCTTCCAGGAAGAAGCCGACGTGATGTTCAACTCGGCATTGGTGTATGAACTGGCCGTGCTCAAGCCGTTTGCAGTGCCGTTACTGCTTCAGGTGCCCCACCACACTCCTGCCCACATCGAAGCCAAACGCCTGCTCTCGCTGCTGGAATGGTTCGTCCCCCTCGATGCCTCCCTCGTGCCCGACGATTCCCTCCTGCGGGAATTCGTGGGCGGCTCGATTTTGCGGGAATTCCTTTTGTGGCAAAACGGCATGCACTAA
- the tsaE gene encoding tRNA (adenosine(37)-N6)-threonylcarbamoyltransferase complex ATPase subunit type 1 TsaE, producing the protein MAILQADALEFITRSADQTCRLGMRLGKWLQPGDVLALEGDLGGGKTTFVQGLAAGWGSTDAVSSPTFVVVNVYQRGDGARLYHVDAYRLSGAAEAWDLDIPALAEEAPLVVEWADVIAEALPAERLTVRFVWLGESQRALTFYPQGERPRALVRSLRAAILRGV; encoded by the coding sequence ATGGCGATTTTGCAAGCAGACGCGTTGGAGTTTATCACCCGCTCGGCCGACCAGACCTGCCGCTTGGGAATGCGGTTGGGAAAATGGTTGCAGCCGGGCGACGTGCTCGCGCTGGAAGGCGACCTCGGCGGCGGCAAGACCACCTTTGTCCAGGGCCTGGCCGCGGGGTGGGGTTCCACCGACGCGGTTTCCAGCCCCACTTTCGTGGTGGTCAACGTCTATCAGCGCGGCGATGGTGCCCGCTTGTATCATGTGGATGCTTACCGCTTGAGCGGCGCTGCCGAAGCATGGGATTTGGACATTCCAGCACTGGCTGAAGAGGCGCCCCTGGTGGTGGAATGGGCTGATGTGATTGCAGAGGCTTTGCCGGCCGAGCGGCTCACGGTGCGTTTTGTGTGGTTGGGTGAATCTCAGCGGGCGTTGACTTTTTACCCTCAAGGCGAGCGGCCGCGCGCGCTGGTGCGCTCGCTGCGAGCGGCGATTTTACGTGGCGTGTGA